The Rosa chinensis cultivar Old Blush chromosome 7, RchiOBHm-V2, whole genome shotgun sequence DNA segment TAGAGCAAAAAGAGTtgataattaaaaaatttgttAAAGAAAAGATAGTCATGTGCATCTGAGGAGCACAATCCCACAATTTGACAAGTATGGTACACTGCACAATAGCAACATGAATCTCCTTTCAAATAGTTCTATTGTCTTGCAGTCAAGAACCATACTTGAGTTAAGATTTTAAGTATTTTTGATCATTTATGCAATAATTATATCAGATTTCCttcagaagaaaaatatggaatTTGGATCTCCACCGAGATTTGTCTTTGCATTTGGATTTAGGACAGAAGATACAAATTCAACATTGTCGTAGAAAAGGAGATTATCTCTCAAATAACAAGGGAAAAGGAACTATGTCAGTTCAAGATCGAACTCTAAAACTGTTCTTGCATCTGAGGCAGCTCAGATTATTACAATGACCCATTCTCTagatgatggattttgtaagTGCAAACTCAAACATAATGGCAATCAAATGCCACACTATGCAAATACCAGTTCCGCACTTCCCATGGTTATACACAAATACCAGTTTTGACTGATCTACAAAACCATAAAAAAAACAACCTTTTACTACAACACCAAACCCAAACCTCTGAATTCTTAGAAAACTCACAAgtacaaaattttcaaataacAAATCAGAAATGAATTCACATGACCCAGGAAATATTTATGCGAAGTGAAGGAAAACAAGGATTCAGAAAACTTTTCTGATATTCTAAAAGAAGATTTACTAGTGTTGAGACCATTGTAGCCCTTATACAGTATTCACTATAATTCATTCAGTATCTGGTTTGCATATCGAAGATGCTACTTGATTGAGCACTGATGCAATCCCAAGAGCTACTTATATACATAAGTTCTGGGGGGCATGTCAGGAACTACTTATAATACAAAAAAGTGAAAAGGCGAATAAAAAAGTTTATGTACGAGAAATTTGTATATAAATGAAACAGCAAAGAAATTTACcagattttattttcttatcaaCGGCCCAGTCGAGCACTCTTTGAGCTTCGTCAGTCAATGCAGGATGCTCAGGACTGAAAAAGTACATATCAGCTTTCCCAAGTAACTTGATGGTTTCTTCACGCACCTTGAACACTGTAAGTCCATTTGCCCGCAAAAATTTTGAAGCCAAAGTGGTTCCTGCAGCCCAATGCTAAGATGGCTAAGTAAaccacaaaatgtgtttatcaCAGAGACCAGACATAATCATAAGATTTTCTTGTCATTATTTCTATTTGTATTTCTGTGAGCGGTGGTGTTAAAGATGGGAAACATGTCACACTCAATTATGATTCTGACGATTCAAGTTGGTATCATATAAGATTGGCATTCCGAGTTAGCCCTCAGTTACCATTTGTTTTGGATCATAACTTGGAAGTCTTGGACTAAATTTAAAACCTAAGCCTTTATGCATAAGGTAGAAGCCAGGAAACAACTGCACAAGCAGCCTTCCCCAGTGGTTGGGTACTTGAGCTTCCTGGCTTCCAATTCCCCCATGGCAAATGACTTTATAGCCCTGCTAGACCATCTGCATCCACCCAACCAATACCAAAACCTCAATCCCACCAAAATCAACCAACGAAAACATTAAATCCAACGAACATAGTTCAACAAAAGACACTCACTTGGGCACTTCCTCATTGGACGAAACTCTCTCCTTGATTCTGTAATGATAAAATCAGAAGCATCTGAAACAACAGCTCGTCATCTAAAACGTGAAACGAAACGAATCAAAAAACAGGGGTTCTGGCAATGCGACAGAATTAGGTACTTACGCGGTCGGGAGGCTGAGGCAGATTGTGGAAGAGAAAGGTCGGAGCTTTGGCAGTTGGGCTCTGACTCCGAGACGTACTGTTGGTTCCGAGCCatagattctgtagacttgtgGGCTTCAAAGTCGTGGTCAGAGGTAGAGAACACGATTCGGGTTTGGTTGTTTGATTGGGATTCAAGGCAGAGACGAAAGCTGGAAGCTTGGAGAGGGAGTGAGCGGCCATGTTTGGAAATTGGAATAGCCGGGGGCTCTTTCGTGCTGGCTCAAGTGTTTGGATTTGATATGTAATCGGGTTATGTAGACTTGAAACTTTGTCATGATAATGGTTGTGAAGTTGTTGATATGCTCGAATGAAGTTTTTGATATGTAATCGGGTTCTGTAAACTCAAAATTGTGTTTTTGGGTGACGTCGGATTTCATTGTGATTCCGGTTTTCGGTAGCGGTTCCTGAGTTTTTGATTCGTCTCCGATAGCTATTGTTGGGTATTGTTGCTTGCGTTCCTTCTGAGTCCTATCTGATCCTGCTGTACCAAACGAAGTCGATCACTTGACTGCGCTAGTAGCTAATCGATTGCCACAGGTCGGAGTGTCGGACCTCGAAACCAGAATTCCTAATCTTCCTCGGGCCATGTCCTTCCTCTCGTAGGGAAAAGGAGATGAACGCAAGTATGGGTCCTCAGACTTCAAAGAACCCAGCAGTCTCGGCTTAAGAGAATGGGGTTGTCCCTTCTTCGTAGAAATCTTTTCACCCAACGTCAACCGGGAACAGGCTAAGCCTTTCCCATGCCATTAACATTTCCTCTTTATATGTTTGACATGTGAGCTGCACGTATCTGGGCCCAAAGCTCCAAACATGCAAAGCTCCGAGCATGGAATACGTTTCTGAGTTTCTTCCTTGTTTTCTCCGTGTATTTGTTATATTATTACAGTTCTATGCATTAATGAATTTCTGATTCTTTGCAATCAAAATATATTCAGAAGGACTACAATGACATAGTTGGTGGATGGAACATGAAGCTGGTTAGGATTAAATCTGGAGAGCAGAAGTGGGGTCTCTTCATTGCCAAGAAGAAATGATTATGACACCTTAAGTTTTGCATATGCAAATGCAATACTGTACTCGAGTTAGATATGCATTTCAAATGAACATTGTATTCAGTTGTTGGTGTGTTGTGGTTTAGATGGTCTTATCTTAAACTATGTCGCAGTCCTATTAGTGTTTGAACTTCAGCCATCTTATAATAATAGAATTGGGTTTTGTCTTTGCTCAATTGTATTTGAATCTGTGTGTTAAATTCACTATTTACCTGGTTTTAATCGTCCCCTATTTATCTGATTGGCgccattaaatttgaaaataataaGAGACGGAATGAGTTTTGTCCCTTATTCATTTGATTGACATAATTTATAGTTAATTTTCCCGCCAACTTGACTGAGAATGGGGGATGAAATTCTGTTGAATagggaacaattttaatttgttctccAAATGCATTAGGAGACAGAATTTATCAACCGTTGTCTTTAATAATTGGGGACGAGCATTAGGAGACGACTTTAACCACAAAACGATTCCGTCTCAAATGTTTTTTTTGGGATGAATTCTCAGCTTTTAGAGACAAACTAATTTCGTCCTAAATtgggttttctctagtagtggAGTCGCCTGTACACGCAACTCAGAGTTGTGGAGTTTGTATTCCGGGGTCCGAAAGGGCGTCTTTCTTCTCCAACTTGTCATCCGCtcagtttctttctttcatttcgTTTTTTGATCATGCCATGAAAGCTTTGGAGGAAGAGGAGCTTCAGTTGCTTGTTTTCCTACTGCATGTGgtggaaacttttttttttggagagatTAAAGCAGGTCCTTTATGAAATAATGAATTACGTTCATGCCAATTCCACCACAGTTACTGTCTCAGAAGACAAAGCAGGTCCTTTATGAAATAATGAATTACGTTCACAGTTACTGTGGTGGAATTGGCATGAACGTAATTCGTTATTTCATAAAGGACCTACTTTGTCTTCTGAGATAGTGTTTGAGAATGGTGTCTGGCAATTGGCGGAAGGGCGTGCAACTTTGGATCGGCAGAATGTGAATGAGAGGGAATTTGTGCATGGGAGGATGAACGTGTATGATAATCAAGACTTGCAGGGGCAGAATATGCACGGTCAAAATGTGCCTAGACTGAATGTACACGGTCAAGATATGAATGGTTTGAACGTGCATGGGTGGGGTTGGAAGTGCATGGGGAGGGTTTGAATGTGAATGGGAGGGAAAGTGTGCATGCTAGGGGAAACATAGAAAGTGGAGTGGGTGGGGGTGGTAGGCAGGCCCCAGGTAGAGGTGGGCTGAAATTGAATTGTGATGGTGCAGCCTCGGATTGCTCGGGTCGATATGGATTATGGATTAGGCTTTGTTGTACGAAGTGAAATGGGAGCTGTTGTGTTGGCTGCCGGCAAAGAAGAGTCTTTCCAGTTTCAGCTTTGGTCTCGGAATTGTTAGCTATTAAAgttgggttggagatggtaaAGGAGGGAAGCTTAGGTGGTGTTGAGGTGGAGACTGATTGTCTGGGTGCAGCCGTGCAGTGCAGCTTATTTATCAGAAAGAGAAATGCTCTGCGGCGGTAAGGTATTATAGTGGAAGAGATTCAGAGTTTCAGACTCTGTTAACAGATCTCCAGATCTCTACGGTCAAGCATACGTCGCGAAATAACAGTAAGGCAGCTCATGCAATTACAAATTTTGTAGCCTCACTAGCCTGAGAGGAAGGGGCGAGTATTATGGCTAGAGGATGTGCCTTCTATTTGTTTAGTAAATTTCTTTGTTAATACTTTCTACACGCATTCTCAGGTTTCAAATGAAACCAGACCCACTCGtgttggagttcgtatgaaagtTTTACGCCACTCCCAAGTTGACTCGGTGAAGTTCTGCAGCAAAAGAGACTTTGATTAATTATTTCGAACCACAATCCAACTCCAATTGACCATGTTACATATTTCTTAGCTGAGCCTGCATCATAGCATAGGGTTTGTGACTAAAGGTCATACGTACGTTCCAAAATTAAGTCCTAGAGTGTCCTAGCTTTTCGGTTACAGTAATATTCTTATAATTATTCTGACTATTTGCGAAGTAGCTAGTTCTGATAATTATAAAATGGGACTATGAACTTGCTAGAGACGCTGCTACACGCATACATGGAGTGATAATTCTCCTTAGTGGTTAGCTATTTTGGCTCAAACTGATGTGATTGACATGTAAACGGTGTTTTTACCCTCATGGATTTGCTCATTCTACCCAATAATTTTGGATATTCATGGTTgctttgagaaaaacaaaatgcatCTTTAGAGTATCGTTACTTACCCTTTTCAATTCCTTAGATGTTTCTACTTTGTATCCGATTTTATTTAACTTTATATAtagaggtttttttttgtttgaataagGATAGGTTAATTGTTATTTTAAACTGGTTGTTAAGTAGTAAATAAACACAAATCCAACTAGAGAGAgcgaaacctagggtttcgagtCTAGCAGCGGCGCCGCATTTCGGCCGGATCCGTTGTGCTTAGCGACGCCAGTGTCGGGAGGATTTCGCGAAGGAATAGATCTGCTTTTGCTctggtttttcttttggaaaaggCGTGTTCGGTGGTGGGTGGAATATGATCTGGGTGCTTGACAATCGGCGTCAGGCGTGGCGTTTGAGGTGATCGGATCTCTATCTCTGGTTTTTGTTTGGGCTTGGAACAGGCTGCAATAGTGCTCTATGCTCTTCGGTGTTCTCTGATCAAAGTTTCAAGCTCGGTTCAGTCGTTATCGGGCTGTGCAAGTGCTTGGAGACGATGTTTGTTTGTTGGATTGAGTCCATCATGGTCAGGCTTGGTTGCGGTCGACCACCGGAAAGGACAGCATTAGCGGCAGCTTGGCTACTGAGGGCTAGGGACTGTCTGGTCAgcttgggcttttgggcctgggctcaatgGGATGCTGGGCTCTAAACCTAGGCCTAAACTAGGGGCTGCCAAGGAGGGTACCCTCCTTCATTACTTAGCGCGTCGGGCGGGTCTGACCTAAGAAATTGACCTACTTGGGTTATTTGAGCTTTTTTAAGGTTTGTAAAGTGTCAGTCGTACTTTAGATCATGGTTCTAcggaattggtaattatcttgggTTGGACTAGAGGAAGGGgcttataaattataaattatgcACTAAGTGCTGTTATTCAAATACTTGATACGAACTCAATGCGAAATCCGGACTACTAATCAAAGGCCATTATATCTGTTAACTAGTGCAATAGTGAGTTTTCATCGTAATCAAATTGTTCCTTAAACTTTCATCTTTACAAAACCCAATCATTCACATTAATCTCAATTTTTCCTTATCAAGCTACAGCTACTTAAGTCCCAAACCAATTACAGCATCCAACAAACCCCGACACATAAGAGTATCTTCCATTGtggtactatatatatatatatatatatatatatatatatataggccctaTCATGGGCGGACATctgcactttcgctaaagtgcggacgtcgacgcagCAGTAGGTTTCAGGCGGCGACGGCGGCGTAGGGCTGGccggagggaggccggaggcgtcCCAAACCTCTTCTGGGCAACGattgaggtcggaggaggtcggggttgccAGTTTCTGGGCAActacctcacctgcaactgcaggttctgtgTAGCGCTGCAGAACGGTCGCCAACGACTCCACCCAACCGCAGACCAGCTTCACAGACCCTCGGAGTCCATTCGGCAAGCCGCGCCACGCCATCGACTCttgatcgaggtcggaggagcgACGTCCACACTTTTTCTGAGTTGTggacgtccgctctcgaacggctccgtgtgtgtgtgtatatatatatatttatatagggTTTACGGTACTATTGGCTAATTGAAACCGGAGCCATTTTCTTCACAAGAACCCACATCTTCAGAGGTCCCATATCTTTATCACCTCATTAAAATCCCCATATAATCAATTTACACAAGCATTGATTGTATACGAATTGCTGGCAAATTAAGGCAAGGACAGTATGGTGGTCCTCTTACTGACTTTGGATTGAAAACTGACCAAACAGAAGTAAAGAACCACATGGGCATGAGTTCTATGAACATTATTGGGTTCTTCCTGCCAAAAAAAAGTTGGTGCATTTTCGGAACTTGGATTGGAAATTGTGGGAAAAGCTTACACTCTTTGAGATTGCAAGTGGTATTGGCATGCATATCAGAGTGGATAATAACACTTTGGAAATTAATGTGAAATTTGGTGTCCTTTTCTCAACATTTTGATGAATGGGAATTGATCGAACCAACTAAGTTTCTCAAATTAAGCTTAATTGCATTATATCTAGGATGATTCggagattaaaaaaattaacgatTAAAAATTCTGCACATAATGTTTTGGTGATTTAGTTGCAATGAACTTTTATCTAAATGAAGtcgaaatcttcattcaattCTAATAAAGCAATACCACATTTACCTTTTAAGACTTTCTGATGACgataaaaaacccaaaaaataaataaatcagagACCTAACTAACTGTGATACCATGCACATGCAAATATATGAAAGTTTATGCAGAATCCATTCATAGTTATATGGTTGAAGTGTCCGGAAAAGGGTTTGATGCATGGTTGGTCTGTTACCTTGGGAGAATTGATATCAAGTCCAGAAATCATGTGCTTTCTGTGTTGAAAATAACAAGTCCATAAATCATGTGCTTCCCAGCAaactctacatctacatgaaaaattgaaaaatgaaaataaattgtcTTCCCAAGGAAAGCTTTATCATTGCAGTCAAACAACCAACGCTGGTAACTCGGACCCTACCCTGCATACTTCGGCTAACTTTATGACTTTATCATTGCAGTCAAACAACCAAGGCTGGTAACTCGGACCCTACTCTGCATACTTCGGctaaatatatatgcacatgtgTGTACGTATTGCTTGTgcttttttcattttgtttggcCATCTTGCTTGTGCTTTGCATATATGGCGCTCTTGTACTTGTGTTTAACTGTGATTACGAAGTggatttcagttttttttcaaTCTATACCAATTAAGTTCATTGAAAATTTCAGTTTCACTTTTATCCCTAAAACAAGttcaaaaaaggaaaattacTTATTGCTTACAAGAAGTACTTTTAGTCTAGAGGTTCTACATGTGCCaaagattttctttttttgctttctttacttttttttttattattattattttttttacacGGTCATTCCTATGTTGGTTATACAAGAAGAAATAATTTGACGTACTTCAATTGCAAAATGTTGATAGATAGAGCACATAGCTCGCTAGCTATGACTTCGTTCTAATAAGCTTAAGTTTATCTACTTCTCACCCTTCATTTTAGGTTTTCACTTACAACCAAATATatgtgtgtttttcttttctgcataCTATATGTGAGTGTGTTTAGAGTTTCAAGCTCAATGGAGCATTACTCCTTGCGGCAATATTGTTTTTCATAGGTTTAGAACTACTGTTACTTTGTAAATGCTTGGaaccatttttcttcttctcggcTTTCTTTGTTGAtattctttcatatatatcGTGGAATGCAGCTGGTTAGTCTTTTTCGCGCATCTCTTATTCAAGTTGGGTCGCCTTTTTTTCAAGCTCGCACGCGTCATTTTAAATCTCAAGCACCTCTTTTGAGACCACcgccaatttttattttttatttttggtttcatTATCATTTTGTTCATGGAAAATTTATCATTCAAGTTTTCTGATTGTCTAATTAGTGACTGCAAAATTTTAAAGTTTCAATCATATCgtgttaattttatttttttggataaaaactCATTTATAACCCGGGTATACTGGCTCTAACTAATTACCTATTCCGCTATTCCATTAATTTCCAGATTTGATGGTGATGATTGAAGCTATATACATCAGGGCCCTGTACTGATACTGGTTGAtaaagcataaaaaaaaaattaaaaaaaaaaaaaaaaaaacctaagaaATCCACAAAAGGGAAATCCACTAATGGATCGGAGATCGACCACATTTTGGATGATGGGTCCACATTCACACCTTCACAAATCATTTAATTCAATGTCTTTTGgatgaattaatgtaatctcctttaattaaagttatatttgtgtaattttagaaaaattagttttcatttctgTAATCGaaacatctattgggggcaatagacgttttaaaattgatataatttctttgtttttttctttaatcaaagttttatctgTCTAATTTTCAGAAGATTAGTTCTTGCTCtctaaagttaaaaaaaaaaatcaaaattttaataaagataaaaaattaaaataatattacgaacaatatttttttttaattacatattttattaatcaaacttATAGTTTTTAGATTTGAGACAATTTTTCATAATGGAAGTTTAATTTATCTATGAATTTTAAATCATACTAAAGAATAGTTTTAATGGTCAGTAGAAAGAATAATATTATTgtttgaagaaaaaaagaagaaagaataatAGTAATgcgggtccttgacccaaagccccaaaataagccaaagttatcccacttaccccagcaacagatttttattccccacTACCCGATTTAaattaaaaagacaattttaccctcagtcaaattaataaattacaccatATGCCATcgagctctctctcctccctccccTTCGATctgactctctctcctcttcgatctgattctctctctctctctctctctctctctctctctctctctctctctctctctctctctctctctctctctctctctctctctctctctctctctctctcatccggcAATAGTCGTGCAGCCCAGAAACCGGCGCTCGTGCAGCCCAGAAACCGGCGCTCGTGCAGTTGGTGACGAGTTTCTGCAACCCAGAAGACGGCGGCGAGTTCGTGCAGCCGGCGCCATCGATCGTACAGCCGGCGGCGAGCTCGGAGTTCCATTACGTCACCTCCGTGCAGCTAGGTCGGAGTTCCGGTTAGTGCAGCGAGCTCGGAGTTCGCACCATCGATTGCCGGCGGCGAGTTCGTGCTGAAGGCTGAACTCACCGGTTGCTTGGCTTCGCCGATCACGAAATCAAAACCGCAACTCATCTCCGGCGGGAATTGGCGCTCGAGCTCGACCTCTGGTGCTCGACCCAGGCTCTCCGGCCTCGACACAGGCCTGTGGTAGAGGAGAACATGGATCTGGTATGCCGGTGGTGGAGGAGAACCAcgatttggtgcccagagcttttctctgggtgcccaaatcaattttttttttttttgctgtaaaTTGGTTCAGAAgcccaaaatgaaaagaaagaaagaaaaaaaaagtttctattggggcaatagaggcctcttaaatatctattggggggcaatagacgtctattggagggcagtagacgttttgaattgatgtaatctcctctctttttttcgttaatcaaagttttatttatctaattt contains these protein-coding regions:
- the LOC112176572 gene encoding ATP-dependent Clp protease ATP-binding subunit CLPT2, chloroplastic isoform X1; its protein translation is MARNQQYVSESEPNCQSSDLSLPQSASASRPHASDFIITESRREFRPMRKCPRTTLASKFLRANGLTVFKVREETIKLLGKADMYFFSPEHPALTDEAQRVLDWAVDKKIKSGGSGEITTSHLLLGIWYEVDSPGHKIMASLGFNEEKVKELESLISDG
- the LOC112176572 gene encoding ATP-dependent Clp protease ATP-binding subunit CLPT2, chloroplastic isoform X2 — its product is MARNQQYVSESEPNCQSSDLSLPQSASASRPQSRREFRPMRKCPRTTLASKFLRANGLTVFKVREETIKLLGKADMYFFSPEHPALTDEAQRVLDWAVDKKIKSGGSGEITTSHLLLGIWYEVDSPGHKIMASLGFNEEKVKELESLISDG